One window of the Serinus canaria isolate serCan28SL12 chromosome 9, serCan2020, whole genome shotgun sequence genome contains the following:
- the MELTF gene encoding melanotransferrin isoform X2, producing MKSSRNVFYLLFFHAALGLERVRWCTVSEAELSKCNGMSKAFSEAGILPPLECTAGGSAANCTQMIKDDLADAVTLDGRLIFQAGREHGLKPVVGEVYDQEIGTSYYAVAVVKRSSNLTIESLKGARSCHTGINRTAGWDVPVGYLTDTGHLAPMACDLPKAVSDYFNASCVPGANGVNYPKSLCQLCKGDSAGQNKCELNSQEQYYDYSGAFRCLAENAGEVAFVKHSTVPEYTDGRSLSSWAQRLRSRDFQLLCADGSRADVTEWRSCHLARVPARAVVVRPDTDGTVLFRLLNQGQQRFNGVGAKFQMFDSAVYGAQNLLFRDATTELVAITAQNYQAWLGDEYLRAMQALSCDPNTMPESLNWCVVSTEEIWKCGEMAVAFRKKNLKPAIQCISAKTKEECMELIQKKESDVVVLGGADIYTAGKTYGLVPAAGENYSADDSSNAYYAVVLVKRNQSNAFTISELRGKKSCHTGLGRNAGWNIPIGVLIKRGIIKNKDCNIPQAVSEFFSASCVPSAEQDNYPAKLCQLCIGDESGNNKCSASSQERYYSYSGAFR from the exons ATGAAGAGCTCCAGAAATGTTTTCTATCTTCTCTTCTTTCATGCTG ctctCGGCCTGGAGCGTGTCCGGTGGTGCACGGTGTCTGAAGCAGAACTTTCCAAGTGTAATGGCATGAGCAAGGCCTTCAGTGAGGCTGGCATCCTTCCACCTCTGGAGTGTACAGCAGGGGGGTCAGCTGCTAACTGCACTCAGATGATCAAG GATGACTTGGCAGATGCAGTGACCCTGGATGGCCGTTtgattttccaggctggaagggagcatGGTCTGAAACCTGTGGTTGGGGAAGTATATGATCAAG AGATTGGAACTTCCTATTATGCTGTGGCTGTGGTAAAGAGAAGCTCCAACCTCACCATCGAGAGCTTGAAGGGAGCGCGCTCCTGTCACACCGGCATCAACAGGACTGCGGGCTGGGACGTGCCCGTGGGGTACCTCACTGACACCGGGCACCTGGCACCAATGGCATGTGACCTCCCAAAAG CTGTAAGTGACTATTTCAATGCAAGCTGTGTTCCTGGAGCAAATGGTGTGAACtatcccaaatccctctgtcAGCTCTGCAAAGGAGACTCAGCAGGACAGAACAAATGTGAACTAAATTCCCAAGAGCAATACTATGACTACAGTGGGGCTTTCAG GTGTTTGGCTGAAAATGCTGGAGAGGTTGCTTTTGtgaagcacagcacagtgcCTGAATATACAGATG GGAGAAGCCTTTCCTCCTGGGCCCAGCGGCTGCGCTCCCGGGacttccagctgctgtgtgccgatggcagcagggctgatgTGACAGAGTGGAGGAGCTGCCACCTGGCGCGAGTCCCCGCTCGGGCCGTGGTTGTGCGGCCTGACACAGACGGGACAGTTCTCTTCCGGCTCCTCAACCAGGGACAA CAAAGATTTAATGGGGTGGGTGCCAAGTTTCAGATGTTCGACTCTGCAGTCTACGGCGCCCAGAATCTTCTGTTCCGAGATGCCACCACAGAGCTTGTGGCAATCACAGCTCAGAATTACCAGGCATGGCTGGGTGATGAGTATCTTCGTGCCATGCAAGCTCTGAGCTGCGACCCCAATA CAATGCCAGAAAGCCTGAACTGGTGTGTTGTGTCCACTGAGGAGATTTGGAAATGTGGTGAAATGGCCGTTGCctttagaaaaaagaatttgaagCCAGCAATTCAGTGTATTTCAGCCAAGACAAAGGAAGAGTGCATGGAGCTGATCCAG aaaaaggaaagtgatGTTGTAGTTCTGGGTGGAGCTGATATTTACACAGCTGGGAAGACATATGGCCTTGTaccagctgctggagaaaatTACTCTG CTGATGACAGCAGCAATGCCTACTATGCTGTGGTGTTAGTGAAACGAAATCAGTCCAATGCCTTCACCATCAGTGAGCTGAGAGGGAAGAAGTCCTGCCACACAGGACTGGGGAGAAATGCTGGATGGAATATTCCCATTGGTGTACTAATTAAGAGGGGGATTATTAAGAACAAAGACTGTAATATTCCTCAAG CTGTGAGTGAGTTtttctctgccagctgtgtgccCTCAGCTGAGCAGGACAATTACCCAGCCAAGCTCTGTCAGCTGTGTATTGGAGATGAGAGTGGAAACAATAAATGCAGTGCAAGTAGCCAAGAACGTTACTACAGCTACAGCGGAGCCTTCAG gtAG
- the MELTF gene encoding melanotransferrin isoform X1 codes for MKSSRNVFYLLFFHAALGLERVRWCTVSEAELSKCNGMSKAFSEAGILPPLECTAGGSAANCTQMIKDDLADAVTLDGRLIFQAGREHGLKPVVGEVYDQEIGTSYYAVAVVKRSSNLTIESLKGARSCHTGINRTAGWDVPVGYLTDTGHLAPMACDLPKAVSDYFNASCVPGANGVNYPKSLCQLCKGDSAGQNKCELNSQEQYYDYSGAFRCLAENAGEVAFVKHSTVPEYTDGRSLSSWAQRLRSRDFQLLCADGSRADVTEWRSCHLARVPARAVVVRPDTDGTVLFRLLNQGQQRFNGVGAKFQMFDSAVYGAQNLLFRDATTELVAITAQNYQAWLGDEYLRAMQALSCDPNTMPESLNWCVVSTEEIWKCGEMAVAFRKKNLKPAIQCISAKTKEECMELIQKKESDVVVLGGADIYTAGKTYGLVPAAGENYSADDSSNAYYAVVLVKRNQSNAFTISELRGKKSCHTGLGRNAGWNIPIGVLIKRGIIKNKDCNIPQAVSEFFSASCVPSAEQDNYPAKLCQLCIGDESGNNKCSASSQERYYSYSGAFRCLVEDSGDVAFVKHSTVFENTDGRNTASWAQNLKSSDFQLLCPNGARAEVTQFANCHLAQVPAQAVMVRPDVNVFALYGLLDRAQVYFGNSSNGSGFKMFDSSAFQGKDLIFKDSAVEIVPVKERRTYTEWLGSEYIESLEGMQASQCSGAGNKIAQYSLMATVIPLLALCQIQGLD; via the exons ATGAAGAGCTCCAGAAATGTTTTCTATCTTCTCTTCTTTCATGCTG ctctCGGCCTGGAGCGTGTCCGGTGGTGCACGGTGTCTGAAGCAGAACTTTCCAAGTGTAATGGCATGAGCAAGGCCTTCAGTGAGGCTGGCATCCTTCCACCTCTGGAGTGTACAGCAGGGGGGTCAGCTGCTAACTGCACTCAGATGATCAAG GATGACTTGGCAGATGCAGTGACCCTGGATGGCCGTTtgattttccaggctggaagggagcatGGTCTGAAACCTGTGGTTGGGGAAGTATATGATCAAG AGATTGGAACTTCCTATTATGCTGTGGCTGTGGTAAAGAGAAGCTCCAACCTCACCATCGAGAGCTTGAAGGGAGCGCGCTCCTGTCACACCGGCATCAACAGGACTGCGGGCTGGGACGTGCCCGTGGGGTACCTCACTGACACCGGGCACCTGGCACCAATGGCATGTGACCTCCCAAAAG CTGTAAGTGACTATTTCAATGCAAGCTGTGTTCCTGGAGCAAATGGTGTGAACtatcccaaatccctctgtcAGCTCTGCAAAGGAGACTCAGCAGGACAGAACAAATGTGAACTAAATTCCCAAGAGCAATACTATGACTACAGTGGGGCTTTCAG GTGTTTGGCTGAAAATGCTGGAGAGGTTGCTTTTGtgaagcacagcacagtgcCTGAATATACAGATG GGAGAAGCCTTTCCTCCTGGGCCCAGCGGCTGCGCTCCCGGGacttccagctgctgtgtgccgatggcagcagggctgatgTGACAGAGTGGAGGAGCTGCCACCTGGCGCGAGTCCCCGCTCGGGCCGTGGTTGTGCGGCCTGACACAGACGGGACAGTTCTCTTCCGGCTCCTCAACCAGGGACAA CAAAGATTTAATGGGGTGGGTGCCAAGTTTCAGATGTTCGACTCTGCAGTCTACGGCGCCCAGAATCTTCTGTTCCGAGATGCCACCACAGAGCTTGTGGCAATCACAGCTCAGAATTACCAGGCATGGCTGGGTGATGAGTATCTTCGTGCCATGCAAGCTCTGAGCTGCGACCCCAATA CAATGCCAGAAAGCCTGAACTGGTGTGTTGTGTCCACTGAGGAGATTTGGAAATGTGGTGAAATGGCCGTTGCctttagaaaaaagaatttgaagCCAGCAATTCAGTGTATTTCAGCCAAGACAAAGGAAGAGTGCATGGAGCTGATCCAG aaaaaggaaagtgatGTTGTAGTTCTGGGTGGAGCTGATATTTACACAGCTGGGAAGACATATGGCCTTGTaccagctgctggagaaaatTACTCTG CTGATGACAGCAGCAATGCCTACTATGCTGTGGTGTTAGTGAAACGAAATCAGTCCAATGCCTTCACCATCAGTGAGCTGAGAGGGAAGAAGTCCTGCCACACAGGACTGGGGAGAAATGCTGGATGGAATATTCCCATTGGTGTACTAATTAAGAGGGGGATTATTAAGAACAAAGACTGTAATATTCCTCAAG CTGTGAGTGAGTTtttctctgccagctgtgtgccCTCAGCTGAGCAGGACAATTACCCAGCCAAGCTCTGTCAGCTGTGTATTGGAGATGAGAGTGGAAACAATAAATGCAGTGCAAGTAGCCAAGAACGTTACTACAGCTACAGCGGAGCCTTCAG GTGCCTGGTAGAGGATTCTGGGGATGTGGCCTTTGTGAAGCACTCTACAGTGTTTGAGAACACAGATG gtAGAAACACTGCTAGTTGGGCCCAAAATTTGAAGTCCAGTGATTTCCAGTTACTGTGTCCAAATGGTGCCCGTGCTGAAGTCACCCAGTTTGCCAACTGTCACCTGGCTCAGGTGCCAGCTCAGGCTGTTATGGTTCGCCCAGATGTCAATGTTTTTGCTCTATATGGACTACTGGACAGAGCCCAG gTCTACtttggaaacagcagcaatggAAGTGGGTTCAAAATGTTTGATTCTTCagcttttcaaggaaaagaCTTGATTTTTAAGGATTCTGCTGTTGAGATTGTGCCAGTGAAAGAGAGGAGAACATACACAGAATGGCTGGGGAGTGAATATATTGAGTCCCTTGAAGGGATGCAAGCATCCCAGTGCTCTGGGGCAGGTAATAAGATAGCACAATACTCACTCATGGCCACTGTCATTCCCCTGCTTGCGCTATGTCAGATACAAGGCTTGGACTAG
- the PIGZ gene encoding GPI mannosyltransferase 4 — protein MVAWALWALLAALRAGWCLLPQSGYLHPDEFFQAPEVMAGDILNLQVYYPWEFLSNSPCRTVVFPLMTSGVTYWVIKSLQQLDICSSCINSYTLLVSPRLFFTIFSFILDYSVYRLAPFWGADPWKALVLLAGSYVTLVFYTRTFTNTLEGLLFALLMVLVSSRKSSGCSAEPRSSSLLGVITTAGFFNRPTFLAFALMPLLYWAGLIVDSQKSIKTLINDFLKFILCACFTAFVFITADTFYFTSVSLDNLYTNKSSLIDVIVQLHDKMVVTPFNFLSYNLNPHNLALHGSHPRVTHFTVNGVMLFGILHILAIGAGFKMLKKYVHQLMLVRWCCRGLPGLLVHSEGSPTLLLFYFVPLAFLSLFSHQEPRFLIPLILPLVLFSASPNRAVKWKLLIVLFNLLGALLFGCLHQGGLIPCLFHLEQLIHSPESSSHPQHYTLLFAHTYMPPRSLLNIKKTDEHVEVIDMAGAGEETLCQTVEQRASNFTCSNCHIFIIIPGTIRATITKCGVSFKNETLIFPHLSMEDPPQIRVLSSGNWRSQLGLYILELNRDHQSLYFSRTKF, from the exons ATGGTGGCGTGGGCTCTGTGGGCGCTGCTGGCGGCGCTGCGGGCGGGCTGGTGCCTCCTGCCGCAGAGCGGGTACCTGCACCCCGACGAGTTCTTCCAGGCGCCCGAGGTCATGGCAG GAGATATTTTAAATCTACAGGTCTATTATCCGTGGGAGTTCCTTTCCAACTCTCCTTGCAGAACAGTTGTTTTCCCATTAATGACATCAGGAGTTACGTACTGGGTAATCAAGTCTTTGCAGCAGTTGGACATATGTTCAAGTTGCATCAACAGCTACACTCTCCTTGTATCTCCTCGCCTGTTCTTTACAATCTTCTCTTTCATACTCGACTATAGCGTTTATCGATTGGCCCCTTTCTGGGGAGCAGATCCGTGGAAAGCACTGGTACTTCTTGCTGGATCCTATGTCACGCTGGTGTTTTATACAAGAACGTTTACCAACACACTTGAAGGACTTCTCTTTGCTCTTCTCATGGTACTGGTTTCTTCAAGGAAGTCCAgtggctgctcagcagagcctAGAAGCAGCTCTCTCTTAGGTGTCATAACAACTGCTGGGTTTTTCAACAGGCCAACCTTTCTGGCATTTGCTCTAATGCCCCTGCTTTACTGGGCTGGTTTAATTGTTGACTCTCAAAAGAGCATTAAAACTCTCATAAATGACTTTTTGAAGTTTATCCTATGTGCATGTTTTACCGCTTTTGTTTTCATAACTGCTGACACCTTCTATTTTACCTCCGTGAGCTTAGACAACCTCTACACTAACAAGAGCAGCCTAATTGATGTAATCGTTCAATTACATGACAAAATGGTAGTAACCCCCTTCAATTTTCTCAGCTATAATCTTAATCCTCATAATCTTGCACTGCATGGAAGCCACCCACGAGTTACACATTTTACAGTCAATGGAGTGATGCTGTTTGGTATCTTACATATTCTGGCCATCGGTGCTGGCTTTAAAATGCTAAAGAAGTATGTCCATCAGTTAATGCTGGTCAGATGGTGTTGCCGTGGGCTGCCTGGGCTCTTGGTGCATTCTGAGGGCAGTCCAACgttgctgctgttttattttgttcctttggCATTTCTCTCCCTGTTCAGTCACCAGGAGCCTCGGTttctcatccctctcatcctgCCATTGGTCCTGTTCAGCGCATCACCAAACAGAGCTGTGAAATGGAAGCTCCTCATTGTTCTGTTCAACCTTCTGGGGGCACTTCTATTTGGGTGCTTACACCAGGGAGGGCTCATTCCCTGTTTGTTTCACTTGGAGCAGCTCATCCATTCTCCAGAATCCTCAAGCCATCCACAGCACTACACTCTGCTCTTTGCACACACCTATATGCCTCCGAGGTCTCTGCTCAATATCAAGAAGACAGATGAGCATGTGGAAGTCATTGacatggctggggctggagaagaAACCCTCTGCCAGACAGTAGAGCAGCGAGCAAGCAATTTTACCTGCAGCAACTGTCACATCTTTATTATAATCCCTGGTACTATCAGAGCCACAATTACAAAGTGTGGTGTCTCATTCAAGAACGAGACTTTGATATTTCCTCACTTATCAATGGAAGACCCACCACAAATACGTGTCCTATCCAGTGGAAATTGGAGGAGTCAGTTAGGACTTTACATCCTTGAGCTAAACAGAGATCATCAGAGCCTTTATTTTAGTAGAACAAAGTTTTAG
- the NCBP2AS2 gene encoding protein NCBP2AS2, giving the protein MALLRALLLLLSSPRLVERLSESRPIRAAARVTASALTRGQRDLAPRLLRLRDAFLAELKDGARARGWPWPPGPGRGGRPGSAP; this is encoded by the coding sequence ATGGCGCTGCTGCgggcgctgctgctgctactcTCCAGCCCGCGGCTCGTGGAGCGGCTCTCGGAGTCGAGGCCCATCCGCGCCGCTGCCCGGGTCACCGCCAGCGCCCTCACCCGCGGCCAGCGTGACCTGGCCCCGCGCCTGCTTCGCCTGCGCGACGCCTTCCTTGCCGAGCTCAAGGACGGCGCCCGAGCGCGGGGGTGGCCGTGGccgcccgggccgggccgcggcggccgccccgGATCAGCGCCGTGA
- the NCBP2 gene encoding nuclear cap-binding protein subunit 2 gives MSFGGTLSILRSDSYAELSQYRDQHFRGTRYDQERLLRKSCTLYVGNLSFYTTEEQIHELFGKSGDIKKVIMGLDKVKKTACGFCFVEYYARGDAENAMRYINGTRLDDRIIRTDWDAGFKEGRQYGRGRSGGQVRDEYRQDYDAGRGGYGKTVQCQ, from the exons atgaGTTTCGGCGGCACCCTGAGCATCCTGCGCAGCGACTCCTACGCCGAACTCAGCCAGTACCGGGACCAACACTTCCGG GGGACGCGGTACGACCAGGAGCGGCTGCTGAGGAAGAGCTGCACGCTCTATGTGGGAAACCTCTCCTTCTACACCACGGAGGAGCAGATCCACGAGCTCTTCGGCAAAAGCGGCGACATTAAAAAGGTCATCATGGGGCTGGACAAAGTGAAGAAAACCGCCTGCGGCTTCTGCTTCGTGGA GTATTATGCCAGAGGAGATGCTGAAAATGCAATGCGCTACATCAACGGGACCAGACTGGATGACAGAATCATAAGGACAGATTGGGATGCAGGGTTTAAGGAGGGTAGGCAGTATGGCCGTGGACGATCAGGGGGGCAG GTCCGAGATGAGTATCGGCAAGATTATGATGCTGGAAGAGGTGGCTATGGCAAAACTGTTCAGTGCCAGTGA